Proteins from a genomic interval of Chanos chanos chromosome 3, fChaCha1.1, whole genome shotgun sequence:
- the pink1 gene encoding serine/threonine-protein kinase PINK1, mitochondrial, protein MSVKHAISRGLELGRSVFQLGLLKPAGRLAAKFRGERLRVGQPARTVQPQTFLPARYRYYRMSLSGLAAQLQSGGLRRLVGGGSLRNRAVFLAFGVGLGLIEQQLEDDRKSAATCQEIQAIFRKTKLQNSFKPFTSGYKLEDYVIGRQIGKGCNAAVYEAAAPFAVPREHGTCSIKELNQNKDDNKLAGSFRFSPTANYPLAVKMMWNIGAGSSSEAILNSMSQELVPAGPQALKQEKGEITLNGRAPTRVTSHPNVIKVYRAFTAEVPLLPGAQEEYPDVLPARLNPTGMGNNRTLFLVMKNYPCTLRQYLQVHEPSWREGSLMVLQLLEGVDHLCKQGIAHRDLKSDNVLLEFDSVGCPRLVITDFGCCLAEKNLKLPFNSRWVNRGGNACLMAPEVATAVPGPNVVIDYSKADAWAVGAISYEIFGQQNPFYSPKGLECRSYQEKQLPALPASVPADTQLVVRLLLRRNPNKRPSARVAANMLHLGLWGKRALANLDQASMKKMADWLLCQSALVLLKGHGPDRSSVEGELQRGFLSNLDFEDLHTAVGFLLYGREQHLCITP, encoded by the exons ATGTCAGTTAAGCACGCTATCAGTCGAGGTCTCGAACTTGGGCGCTCGGTTTTCCAGCTAGGTCTCCTAAAACCAGCTGGCCGACTAGCAGCGAAGTTCCGAGGTGAGCGCCTTCGCGTAGGCCAGCCGGCTCGCACCGTTCAGCCTCAGACTTTCCTGCCTGCTCGGTACCGATACTACCGCATGTCTTTGAGCGGCCTTGCTGCTCAGCTCCAATCGGGTGGTTTAAGGAGACTAGTTGGTGGCGGGTCACTAAGGAACAGAGCTGTTTTCTTGGCTTTCGGCGTCGGCTTGGGTCTGATAGAGCAGCAGTTGGAGGATGACAGGAAAAGTGCCGCGACTTGTCAAGAAATTCAG GCGATATTCAGGAAGACAAAGTTGCAGAACTCTTTCAAGCCCTTCACATCAGGATACAAGCTTGAGGACTATGTGATTGGGAGGCAGATAGGCAAAGGCTGTAACGCCGCAGTGTATGAGGCTGCTGCTCCGTTTGCGGTCCCCAGGGAGCATGGGACGTGTTCCATAAAGGAACTGAATCAAAACAAAGACGATAACAAACTAGCAGGATCCTTTAGATTTTCACCCACAGCCAACTACCCACTGGCAGTGAAGATGATGTGGAATATTGGG GCTGGTTCATCCAGTGAGGCTATCCTTAACTCAATGTCTCAGGAACTGGTCCCAGCTGGCCCTCAGGCTCTGAAGCAGGAGAAGGGAGAGATTACACTAAATGG TCGGGCACCTACAAGAGTGACTTCACACCCCAATGTGATAAAAGTTTACCGGGCTTTTACTGCGGAGGTGCCCCTGCTGCCTGGTGCTCAGGAAGAGTACCCTGATGTTCTGCCCGCCAGGCTGAACCCCACTGGCATGGGAAACAACCGCACCCTGTTCCTGGTCATGAAAAA TTACCCCTGTACCCTGCGTCAGTACTTGCAGGTGCATGAGCCCAGCTGGAGGGAGGGATCCCTCATGGTCCTACAGCTGCTGGAGGGTGTGGACCACCTCTGCAAACAGGGCATCGCTCACAGGGACCTGAAATCAGACAATGTGCTCCTGGAGTTTGACTCAG TTGGTTGCCCTCGCTTGGTGATCACAGACTTTGGATGTTGCCTGGCAGAGAAAAATCTAAAGCTACCTTTCAACAGCCGGTGGGTGAACAGAGGTGGCAACGCTTGCCTCATGGCTCCAGAG GTGGCAACGGCAGTGCCTGGACCCAACGTGGTGATTGATTACAGTAAAGCAGATGCGTGGGCTGTAGGAGCCATCTCTTATGAGATCTTTGGGCAGCAAAACCCATTCTACAGCCCAAAGGGCTTGGAGTGTCGTAGTTATCAGGAGAAACAGCTTCCTGCACTGCCTGCCAGCGTGCCTGCTGATACACAACTAGTAGTCCGACTGTTGTTGCGTAGAAACCCAAACAAG cGTCCCAGTGCTCGAGTGGCAGCCAATATGCTTCACCTCGGTCTATGGGGCAAGCGAGCCCTGGCCAACCTGGACCAAGCCAGCATGAAGAAGATGGCAGACTGGCTCCTGTGTCAGTCAGCCCTGGTTCTGTTGAAGGGCCATGGACCTGACAGAAGCTCAGTGGAGGGCGAACTACAAAGAGGCTTCCTGTCCAACCTCGACTTTGAGGACCTCCACACTGCGGTGGGGTTCCTCTTATATGGCAGAGAGCAACATCTGTGCATCACCCCCTGA
- the agmat gene encoding guanidino acid hydrolase, mitochondrial, with product MLAFIKHANRVTSRSLFRSLPRPSGEARRGWSESLDNGLKNIAISQKRGMSQKRYNVPPSAEFVARVSGIATMGKLPYQDSAEGLDAAFIGVPIDTGTSNRPGARFGPRQIRAESCLLRAFNSGTRAAPYESLMVADIGDVNVNVYDLKDTCRRIREFYRKVLATSCIPLTMGGDHTIAYPILQAIAERHGPVGLIHVDAHADTSDVVLGEKIGHGTPFRRCVEEGLLDCKRVVQIGLRGTGYSPDAYEWSRAQGFRVVQVEECWHKSLSPLMAEVRTQIGEGLVYLSFDIDALDPAYAPGTGTPEIAGLTPIQGVEIIRGCRGLNLVGCDLVEVSPPYDTTGNTALTAANLLFEMLCVLPKIKYY from the exons ATGCTTGCTTTCATAAAACACGCAAATCGTGTAACTTCGCGCTCGCTGTTTCGCAGTTTGCCACGGCCTAGTGGAGAAGCGCGCAGAGGTTGGAGCGAATCACTTGACAATGGATTAAAAAATATTGCCATTAGCCAGAAGCGGGGAATGTCTCAGAAACGTTACAATGTCCCACCGAGTGCTGAATTTGTGGCCAGGGTGTCTGGGATTGCTACCATGGGCAAACTGCCTTATCAGGACAGTGCTGAAGGACTGGACGCTGCGTTTATCGGTGTCCCCATTGACACAGGCACCTCAAACCGACCCGGAGCGAG ATTTGGCCCACGTCAGATCAGGGCTGAATCCTGCTTGCTGAGAGCTTTCAACAGTGGCACAAGGGCAGCTCCATATGAATCACTAATGGTGGCAGATATTGGTGACGTCAACGTCAATGTATACGACCTTAAGGACACGTGCCGTAGAATCAGAGAGTTTTATCGCAAAGTCCTGGCTACGAGTTGTATACCCCTTACAATGG GAGGTGACCACACTATAGCATATCCAATTCTTCAAGCTATCGCTGAAAG ACATGGTCCAGTGGGTCTAATCCATGTGGATGCTCATGCAGACACTAGTGATGTGGTCCTTGGTGAAAAAATTGGCCATGGTACCCCTTTCCGACGTTGTGTGGAGGAGGGTCTGCTGGATTGCAAAAGGGTGGTCCAAATTGGTCTGAGGGGGACTGGCTATTCTCCTGATGCATATGAATGGAGTCGGGCACAG GGTTTCCGTGTTGTCCAGGTGGAAGAGTGTTGGCAcaaatccctctctcctctaatGGCTGAGGTACGGACACAAATAGGTGAAGGGCTTGTCTACCTCAGCTTTGATATAGATGCATTAGACCCTGCGTATGCACCTGGCACAGGAACACCAGAGATTGCTGGCCTTACACCCATTCAG GGTGTTGAAATCATTCGAGGCTGTCGTGGTCTAAACCTTGTCGGCTGTGACTTGGTGGAAGTGTCTCCACCATACGATACTACAG GCAACACCGCACTGACTGCTGCCAACCTCCTCTTTGAGATGTTGTGTGTCCTTCCAAAGATAAAATATTACTGA
- the casp9 gene encoding caspase-9: MDPRHRAILQRYRNKLVELLNPTDICDGLLTRGIFTQDMIDEIRGSGTRRDQARQLVKDLETRGSQAFPAFLECLRETGDPLLVDLLQGGNPSTHPVSTPVRPVPMPVPIYTPTDTDKCDRGDVIPPREVPLYPEKLAKPIPSSPCESTFKSEGRQRRDSIQSYKMDASPCGLCLIINNVEFDPLSDLKDRKGSDIDCNKLERRFKSLNFETVVKRNLKAKHIRHELSTLAKRDHSAYDCCVVIILSHGTEASHNRFPGAVHGVDGPSVPVQIITNYLNGQNCPSLQGKPKLFFIQACGGGEKDIGFEVTPDEVKPSFGGTDDQTDAIPMSSSSDSLSMSDEPDARASLPTPSDILVSYSTFPGYVSWRDTQTGSWYVETLDQILEENAATDDLVTMLMMVNNEVSQISAKGLYKQMPGSFNFLRKLLYFQAKKT; encoded by the exons ATGGATCCTAGACATAGAGCGATTCTTCAGCGATACAGAAACAAACTTGTGGAGCTTTTAAATCCGACTGATATCTGCGATGGGCTTCTGACACGGGGCATCTTCACCCAAGACATGATCGACGAGATCCGG GGGTCTGGAACCAGACGCGATCAAGCTAGACAGTTGGTTAAGGATCTGGAAACGAGAGGGAGTCAGGCTTTCCCAGCGTTTCTGGAGTGCCTTCGTGAAACTGGGGATCCTTTGTTGGTGGATCTCCTACAAGGTGGAAACCCCTCCACACACCCTGTGTCCACTCCTGTGCGGCCGGTTCCTATGCCAGTACCTATCT ACACTCCAACTGACACAGACAAGTGTGACAGAGGTGATGTCATTCCTCCAAGAGAAGTGCCACTGTATCCAGAGAAACTGGCAAAACCCATCCCTTCTAGCCCATGTGAGTCTACATTTAAGAGTGAGG GGAGACAGAGACGCGACAGCATCCAG AGCTATAAAATGGATGCTAGCCCATGTGGACTCTGCCTGATCATAAATAATGTGGAGTTTGACCCCCTCTCTGACCTGAAAGATCGTAAAGGCTCTGACATCGACTGTAACAAGCTGGAGAGGAGATTCAAGTCTCTCAACTTTGAAACTGTTGTGAAGAGGAACCTAAAAGCAAAA CACATAAGGCATGAATTGTCAACGTTAGCTAAAAGGGATCATTCTGCATATGACTGTTGTGTGgttatcattctctctcatggGACTGAG GCAAGTCATAATCGTTTTCCCGGAGCCGTGCATGGAGTGGATGGCCCTTCAGTTCCAGTTCAGATCATCACAAACTACCTCAATGGCCAGAACTGCCCATCACTGCAGGGAAAACCTAAACTCTTCTTCATTCAGGCTTGTGGAGGAG GTGAGAAGGACATAGGATTTGAAGTAACACCGGATGAGGTGAAGCCCTCATTTGGAGGCACAGATGACCAAACAGACGCCATTCCCATGTCCTCCAGCAGTGACTCTCTCAGCATGTCTGATGAGCCAGATGCCAGGGCCTCTCTGCCTACACCCAGTGATATCCTGGTGTCTTATTCCACTTTCCCAG GCTATGTTTCATGGAGGGACACACAAACTGGCTCCTGGTATGTGGAAACCCTGGATCAAATACTGGAGGAAAATGCTGCCACTGATGATCTGGTGACCATGTTAATGATG GTGAACAACGAAGTCTCTCAAATCTCTGCTAAAGGCCTTTATAAGCAGATGCCTGGATCTTTTAATTTCCTGCGAAAACTTCTCTATTTCCAAGCTAAGAAGACCTGA
- the dnajc16 gene encoding dnaJ homolog subfamily C member 16 codes for MARLKMLLILHSVMILCLLVAGPVEPAAEFDPYKTLGVTRSASQAEIKKAYKRLAKEWHPDKNKNPEAEDMFIRITKSYEILSNEEKRANYDRYGQAEDSQPHGHSHHGFRHFHDNFYFEESFFHFPFNNKGGRDFADSKYNLHFNQYVNDVVPDSFKRPYLVKITSDWCFSCIHIEPVWKETVQELEPLGVGIGVVDVGYERRLANHLGAHRTPSILGVINGKVTFFHYAVVKEHLRQFVEDLLPQRLVEKVTDRNDHQFLNSWHEVNKPHVLLFDQVSVVPLLYKLTAFAYKDYVQFGYVDQGLAETANLVKQFNINTYAPTMLVFKENIDKPADIIQAKGMKKQIIDEFISNNKFLLAPRLVNQKLFDELCPVKQFHRRRKYCVLLITGEEESFATGNKAFLALASANTKDVLRFAYVYQRQQQQLCDILLKNKDSPPPQVVILERRNGAGKVLYKPVLGGWNGSEEDKNRLLEELERLQKDPSILIYDAMLPELNNEFASMFLIRWIYTAYDYLSEIIDDLLHNNWREMMPLLSLIFSALFILFGTVVIQAFSDSSEEKQSKPKTKEPLKTENGSPGTANTSSRPPKKNFVEVTELTDVTYMSNLVKLRPGHINVVLVLTDATKNILLSKFAKEVYSFTGSLTLHFSFLNVDKHNEWMSTLMEFAQDAMQMDTDEDEGGNRKMDYTGYVLALNGHKKYLCLFKPVYTGEDLDGKADEDTGGARSKSGSRDEHQHRKGMTRSRSTSLQIHHKLDRLGLWMERLMEGTLPRYYIPAWPGLDKITVSK; via the exons ATGGCTAGATTGAAGATGCTTTTGATATTGCATTCTGTGATGATACTTTGCCTGCTTGTGGCTGGCCCGGTGGAACCCGCTGCTGAATTTGACCCTTACAAGACTCTAGGTGTCACTAGAAGTGCAAGTCAGGCTGAAATAAAGAAAGCATATAAGCGCCTAGCCAAAGAGTG GCatccagacaaaaacaaaaaccctgaaGCAGAAGATATGTTCATAAGGATTACTAAATCATATGAG ATTTTATCGAACGAGGAGAAGAGAGCAAACTATGATCGCTATGGGCAGGCTGAAGACAGTCAGCCTCACGGACACAGCCACCATGGCTTCCGTCACTTCCATGACAACTTCTACTTTGAAGAGTCCTTCTTCCACTTTCCCTTCAATAACAAGGGAGGCCGGGATTTTGCTGACAGCAAGTATAATCTCCACTTTAACCAGTATGTCAATGACGTCGTGCCAGACAGCTTCAAACGACCCTACCTCGTCAAGATCACTTCAGACTGGTGTTTTAGCTGCATCCACATTGAACCTGTTTGGAAAGAAACGGTGCAAGAACTGGAACCTCTTG GGGTTGGAATTGGCGTGGTGGATGTTGGCTATGAGCGACGCTTGGCTAATCATTTGGGAGCACATCGTACCCCATCCATACTTGGTGTGATCAATGgcaaagtgacatttttccaCTATGCCGTAGTCAAGGAGCACCTTCGCCAATTTGTAGAGGACCTCCTCCCACAAAGACTAGTTGAGAAG GTCACTGACAGAAATGACCATCAGTTTTTGAACAGCTGGCATGAGGTCAACAAACCACATGTTCTATTATTTGATCAAGTCTCTGTCGTTCCTCTTCTCTACAAG CTGACTGCATTTGCCTATAAGGATTATGTGCAGTTTGGTTATGTGGACCAAGGCCTTGCAGAGACAGCCAATTTGGTTAAACAATTCAATATAAACACCTATGCCCCAACCATGCTTGTCTTCAAAGAGAATATAGACAAACCAGCTGACATAATACAG GCTAAAGGGATGAAAAAGCAAATAATTGACGAATTCATCTCAAACAACAAGTTCCTCCTTGCTCCTCGTCTGGTGAACCAGAAACTCTTTGATGAGCTTTGTCCAGTCAAACAGTTCCATCGACGCAGAAA ATACTGTGTCCTGTTGATCACTGGTGAAGAGGAGTCATTTGCCACAGGAAATAAGGCCTTCCTTGCTTTAGCTTCAGCCAATACCAAGGATGTTCTGAGGTTTGCTTATGTCTACCAGCGTCAGCAGCAACAGCTGTGTGACATTCTCTTGAAGAACAAGGACAGCCCTCCCCCACAG GTGGTGATTCTGGAGCGACGTAATGGAGCAGGGAAGGTCCTGTATAAGCCTGTGCTGGGAGGCTGGAACGGGAGCGAGGAGGATAAAAACCGGCTGCTGGAGGAGCTGGAACGCTTGCAGAAAGACCCATCCATTCTGATCTATGATGCCATGCTGCCTGAACTCAACAATGAGTTTGCCTCT ATGTTTCTCATACGATGGATTTACACAGCCTATGATTACCTGTCTGAAATTATAGATGATCTTCTGCATAATAACTG gCGTGAAATGATGCCACTCCTTTCACTGATTTTCTCTGCACTCTTCATCCTGTTTGGCACAGTGGTTATCCAGGCTTTTAG TGACTCCAGTGAAGAGAAACAATCAAAGCCAAAGACCAAAGAACcattaaagacagagaatggGTCCCCAGGCACTGCTAATACTTCAAG TCGCCCACCGAAGAAGAACTTTGTAGAGGTAACTGAACTGACTGATGTGACTTACATGAGTAACCTGGTGAAACTGAGACCTGGACACATCAACGTGGTGTTAGTGCTTACTGATGCCACTAAGAACATTCTGCTCAGCAAGTTTGCCAAGGAGGTGTACTCTTTCACTGG gAGCCTGACATTGCATTTCTCCTTCCTGAACGTGGACAAGCACAACGAATGGATGTCCACGCTCATGGAGTTTGCACAAGACGCCATGCAGATGGACACGGACGAAGACGAGGGTGGAAATCGCAAAATGGACTACACGGGGTACGTGCTGGCTCTCAACGGCCACAAGAAATACCTGTGCCTTTTCAAACCCGTCTACACGGGCGAGGACCTGGACGGCAAAGCGGACGAGGACACAGGTGGCGCCAGGTCAAAGTCAGGTTCACGGGACGAGCACCAACATCGGAAAGGCATGACACGTTCACGCTCCACCTCCCTCCAGATCCACCACAAACTGGACCGACTGGGCCTGTGGATGGAGCGACTGATGGAGGGCACCCTTCCTCGATACTACATTCCCGCCTGGCCCGGACTGGACAAAATCACCGTCAGTAAATAG